From the Leucobacter tenebrionis genome, one window contains:
- a CDS encoding VOC family protein — MTLRLDFIGIVTADLAASLAFYRALGVDVPPGQEDAPHAEAQLPGGMTLAWDPVSTIRSFMPDFELPVGGGRIGLAVRAGSPEEVDGAYARIIEQYPDAAHTSPWDAPWGQRYATVLDPDGNSIDLYAPLA; from the coding sequence ATGACACTTCGACTCGACTTCATCGGTATCGTCACCGCCGACCTCGCAGCCTCGCTCGCCTTCTATCGCGCGCTGGGGGTTGATGTTCCGCCCGGCCAGGAGGATGCGCCTCATGCCGAGGCGCAGCTTCCCGGAGGGATGACGCTCGCCTGGGATCCCGTCTCGACCATTCGAAGCTTCATGCCTGACTTCGAACTCCCCGTAGGAGGCGGTCGGATCGGGCTGGCCGTGCGCGCGGGAAGCCCCGAGGAGGTGGACGGCGCTTATGCCCGGATCATCGAGCAGTATCCGGATGCGGCGCACACCTCCCCCTGGGATGCTCCGTGGGGACAGCGCTACGCGACCGTGCTCGACCCGGACGGCAACTCGATCGACCTCTACGCGCCGCTCGCCTGA
- the rapZ gene encoding RNase adapter RapZ, with protein sequence MNEQVSGQEILIVTGMSGAGRSTVANTLEDLGWYVVDNLPLSMLKTLADMADRSGGALPRIVAVVDVRGRDLFAEIQDVIDELRESATVRVVFLDATDEILVRRYESVRRPHPLQGEAGSLLEGIRLERERLQELRASSDVVIDTSRYNVHDLSTATRDLFSDDNTPGLQLSVLSFGFKYGAPTDVDLMVDMRFLPNPFWIPELRPLTGVDPEVKDYVMSRDGAEEFLDHYIAALTPVLAGFQRENKRHASLAVGCTGGKHRSVATARELADRLAGLPGVSVSLRHRDLGRE encoded by the coding sequence GTGAACGAGCAGGTATCCGGGCAGGAAATCCTCATCGTCACGGGTATGTCGGGAGCCGGTCGCAGCACCGTCGCCAACACGCTCGAAGATCTGGGCTGGTACGTCGTCGACAATCTCCCTCTTTCGATGTTGAAGACGCTCGCCGACATGGCCGACCGCTCCGGGGGAGCGCTGCCGCGCATCGTGGCGGTCGTCGATGTCCGCGGCCGCGACCTCTTCGCCGAGATCCAGGACGTGATCGACGAGCTGCGGGAGAGCGCCACTGTGCGCGTCGTCTTCCTCGACGCGACCGACGAGATCCTGGTTCGGCGCTACGAGTCGGTACGCCGCCCGCATCCGCTGCAGGGCGAGGCCGGCAGCCTGCTCGAGGGGATCCGCCTCGAGCGCGAGCGCCTGCAGGAGCTGCGGGCCTCGAGCGACGTGGTGATCGACACCTCCCGCTACAACGTGCACGACCTCTCCACCGCGACGCGGGACCTGTTCTCCGACGACAACACGCCCGGCCTGCAGCTCTCGGTTCTGAGCTTCGGCTTCAAGTACGGCGCACCGACGGACGTGGACCTCATGGTCGACATGCGCTTCCTGCCGAACCCCTTCTGGATCCCCGAGCTCCGCCCGCTCACGGGCGTGGACCCCGAGGTGAAGGACTACGTGATGAGCCGCGACGGCGCCGAGGAGTTCCTCGACCACTACATCGCGGCGCTCACCCCGGTACTGGCCGGTTTCCAGCGGGAGAACAAGCGTCACGCCTCGCTCGCGGTAGGGTGTACCGGCGGCAAACACCGCTCAGTCGCAACGGCCCGCGAACTCGCCGATCGCCTCGCCGGACTGCCCGGCGTGAGCGTCAGTCTGCGCCACCGCGATCTCGGTCGCGAGTGA
- the uvrA gene encoding excinuclease ABC subunit UvrA, whose amino-acid sequence MRSSAAHAQISVQGARVHNLQDIDLSIPRDSMVVFTGLSGSGKSSLAFDTIFAEGQRRYVESLSAYARQFLGQVDRPDVDFIEGLSPAVSIDQKSTNRNPRSTVGTITEIYDYMRLLWARVGIPHCAVCGERIASQTVQQIADRLMELPERTRYQVLAPVVSKKKGEFVDLFQDLAAAGYSRALVDGELVQLSDPPKLKKQVKHDISVVVDRLVADPGALGRLTDSLETALRLAGGVVAIDFVDRDPGDEDRTQLFSEHLSCPNQHPVQLTEIEPRTFSFNAPFGACPACSGLGTSMSVDEDLVLGDPELSIAEGVIVPWTSQGKSLYQYYEKLLVGLSADLDFSLKTPWGELSDEVREAVLYGNNFKVNVRWKNRFGREVKYSSGFEGVIPFIERQYAEAESDTKRDRWQEFLREVPCHVCHGQRLKPEVLAVTVNGESISGVTEFSLTDAKRFFDEVVLTEREARIAAQVLREIRLRFDFLIEVGLGYLTLARAAGTLSGGEAQRIRLATQIGSGLTGVLYVLDEPSIGLHQRDNRRLIETLLKLRDLGNTLIVVEHDEETIEAADWIVDIGPGAGVEGGTVVHSGEYGELIENRRSITGDYLAGRRSIETPKKRRKRDRNRELKVVGARSNNLQNVDATFPLGVMTAVTGVSGSGKSTLVNDILYRVLANQLNGARLVPGKHTRVTGLEHLDKVVHVDQAPIGRTPRSNPATYTGVFDKIRTLFAETPEAKTRGYLPGRFSFNVKGGRCEACSGDGTLKIEMNFLPDVYVACEACGGKRYNRETLQVRYKGKNISEVLDMPIAEAEEFFRPISSIHRYMKTLVDVGLGYVRLGQSATTLSGGEAQRVKLATELQKRSNGRSIYVLDEPTTGLHFEDVRKLLLVLNGLVDKGNTVITIEHNLDVIRSADWVIDLGPEGGSGGGTIVATGTPEQVAKHPESHTGRFLAEVLEGWAAKSAKAAKTAKAAKSAKATKTAKAAKAAKATETAKEAKAERTADAAKSAKAGEPAESARAAQALENARASA is encoded by the coding sequence ATTCGTTCATCCGCTGCCCACGCGCAGATCAGCGTGCAGGGCGCACGAGTCCACAATCTGCAGGACATCGACCTCTCGATCCCTCGCGACTCGATGGTCGTGTTCACCGGCCTCTCGGGCAGCGGCAAGTCGAGCCTCGCCTTCGACACGATCTTCGCGGAGGGGCAGCGGCGCTACGTCGAGTCGCTCAGCGCCTACGCGCGCCAGTTCCTCGGCCAGGTGGATCGGCCCGACGTCGACTTCATCGAGGGACTGAGCCCGGCGGTCTCGATCGATCAGAAGTCGACCAACCGCAACCCCCGAAGCACGGTGGGCACCATCACCGAGATCTACGACTACATGCGCCTGCTCTGGGCCCGCGTCGGCATCCCGCACTGCGCCGTCTGCGGCGAGCGCATCGCCTCGCAGACCGTGCAGCAGATCGCCGATCGACTCATGGAGCTGCCCGAGCGCACGCGCTATCAGGTATTGGCACCCGTCGTCAGCAAGAAGAAGGGGGAGTTCGTCGACCTCTTCCAGGATCTCGCCGCCGCCGGGTACTCGCGCGCGCTCGTCGACGGGGAGCTGGTGCAGCTGAGCGATCCGCCCAAGCTCAAGAAGCAGGTCAAGCACGACATCTCGGTGGTGGTCGACCGCCTCGTCGCCGATCCCGGCGCGCTCGGCAGGCTCACCGACTCGCTGGAGACGGCCCTGCGGCTCGCGGGCGGCGTGGTGGCGATCGATTTCGTGGATCGCGATCCGGGCGACGAGGATCGCACGCAGCTGTTCTCCGAGCACCTCAGCTGCCCCAATCAGCACCCGGTGCAGCTCACCGAGATCGAGCCGCGCACGTTCTCGTTCAACGCCCCCTTCGGCGCCTGCCCCGCGTGCTCCGGCCTGGGCACGAGCATGTCCGTCGACGAGGATCTGGTGCTCGGAGATCCCGAGCTGTCGATCGCCGAGGGCGTCATCGTCCCCTGGACGAGCCAGGGGAAGAGCCTCTACCAGTACTACGAGAAGCTGCTCGTGGGCCTGTCAGCGGATCTCGACTTCTCGCTCAAGACCCCCTGGGGCGAGCTGAGCGACGAGGTGCGCGAGGCCGTGCTCTACGGCAACAACTTCAAGGTCAACGTGCGCTGGAAGAACCGCTTCGGGCGCGAGGTGAAGTACTCCAGCGGCTTCGAGGGCGTCATCCCGTTCATTGAGCGGCAGTACGCCGAGGCCGAGAGCGATACGAAGCGCGACCGGTGGCAGGAGTTCCTGCGCGAGGTGCCCTGCCACGTCTGCCACGGTCAGCGCCTGAAGCCCGAAGTGCTCGCCGTCACCGTGAACGGCGAGTCGATCTCGGGAGTCACAGAGTTCAGCCTCACCGACGCGAAGCGTTTCTTCGACGAGGTGGTGCTCACCGAGCGCGAGGCTCGCATCGCCGCGCAGGTGCTGCGCGAGATCCGCCTCCGCTTCGACTTCCTCATCGAGGTCGGCCTGGGCTACCTCACCCTCGCCCGCGCCGCGGGCACTCTCTCGGGCGGTGAGGCGCAGCGCATCCGTCTCGCCACGCAGATCGGCTCGGGCCTCACCGGCGTGCTCTACGTGCTCGACGAGCCGAGCATCGGCCTGCACCAGCGAGACAACCGCCGCCTCATCGAGACGCTGCTCAAGCTGCGGGATCTCGGCAACACCCTGATCGTGGTCGAGCACGACGAGGAGACCATCGAGGCCGCCGACTGGATCGTCGACATCGGCCCCGGCGCCGGCGTCGAGGGCGGCACGGTCGTCCACTCGGGGGAGTACGGCGAACTGATCGAGAACCGACGCTCGATCACGGGCGACTACCTCGCGGGGCGCCGCAGCATCGAGACCCCGAAGAAGCGCCGCAAGCGCGATCGCAACCGCGAGCTCAAGGTCGTGGGGGCGCGCTCCAACAACCTGCAGAACGTCGACGCCACTTTCCCGCTCGGCGTCATGACCGCCGTCACGGGCGTCAGCGGCTCTGGCAAGTCGACCCTCGTCAACGACATCCTGTACCGCGTGCTCGCCAACCAGCTCAACGGCGCCCGCCTCGTGCCGGGCAAGCACACGCGCGTCACGGGCCTCGAGCACCTCGACAAGGTCGTGCACGTCGACCAGGCCCCCATCGGGCGCACGCCCCGCTCGAACCCCGCGACCTACACCGGCGTGTTCGACAAGATCCGCACCCTCTTCGCCGAGACCCCCGAGGCGAAGACCCGCGGCTACCTGCCCGGCCGGTTCAGCTTCAACGTCAAGGGCGGCCGCTGCGAGGCCTGCTCGGGCGACGGCACACTGAAGATCGAGATGAACTTCCTGCCCGACGTCTACGTCGCGTGCGAGGCCTGCGGCGGCAAGCGCTACAACCGCGAGACGCTGCAGGTGCGCTACAAGGGCAAGAACATCTCCGAAGTGCTCGACATGCCGATCGCCGAGGCCGAGGAGTTCTTCAGGCCCATCTCCTCGATCCACCGCTACATGAAGACCCTCGTCGACGTCGGCCTCGGCTACGTGCGCCTCGGCCAGAGCGCGACCACGCTCAGCGGCGGCGAGGCGCAGCGCGTCAAGCTCGCCACCGAACTCCAGAAGCGCTCGAACGGCCGCAGCATCTACGTGCTCGACGAGCCCACCACCGGTCTGCACTTCGAGGACGTGCGCAAGCTGCTGCTGGTACTGAACGGGCTCGTCGACAAGGGCAACACGGTCATCACGATCGAGCACAACCTCGACGTGATCCGCAGCGCCGACTGGGTCATCGACCTCGGCCCCGAGGGGGGCTCCGGCGGCGGCACGATCGTCGCGACCGGCACCCCCGAGCAGGTCGCGAAGCACCCCGAGAGCCACACGGGCCGCTTCCTCGCCGAGGTGCTCGAGGGGTGGGCGGCCAAGTCGGCCAAGGCCGCGAAGACCGCCAAGGCTGCCAAGTCAGCCAAGGCCACGAAGACCGCCAAGGCCGCCAAGGCCGCCAAGGCCACGGAGACCGCCAAGGAGGCCAAGGCCGAGAGAACGGCCGACGCTGCCAAGTCGGCGAAGGCCGGGGAGCCGGCCGAGTCGGCGCGCGCCGCGCAGGCCCTCGAGAACGCGAGGGCGTCCGCTTGA
- a CDS encoding DUF222 domain-containing protein has product MSPIPFSPGGASHAKLLRLASDLEEVERGLRGLDARKTELLAEVARLTEEERDQLSADSRSAEMAHRAAAAEVAFVLGIADRSAEHLMERAYRLHEQYPRVHASLAAGRIALAHAVGVVDAGVVIDAGGNCGAGGDSDAGEAGDAGEASDAGGDSGPGESRRAGGDAELDETRAAYEIEALTVAEAETPNRVRRLAKVIAEKHAARTLEQRFERAHSERRVWVTELGDGMAELHAVADAVSVYAVHDRLSRQAHEVRRSEVRVQRAATEAEELGAPRPRSLDQIRADLAVDLLLNGAPSNSSGVVGLERLDARVQVTVPASVLLASDYREGTGRGAGAAVLAGFGPIDAATARRVAAVAAGWDRSLFDPGTGELLKVDRYRPSAEIVRFLEARDQYCRFPGCTVPPFRADRDHTLDAALGGDTSTGNLALLCRRHHTMKHHAGVKVQQLRGGDLLWRSPSGRARRDRPPSRVMFRAVKGEGDRGGPGERCGPGDRGVPGDRGASGDRGEWGDRGLAGDHGRAGASVAGAGPG; this is encoded by the coding sequence ATGTCTCCTATCCCCTTCTCCCCCGGCGGCGCATCGCACGCGAAGCTGCTGCGGCTCGCCTCCGACCTCGAGGAGGTCGAGCGGGGGCTGCGCGGGCTGGATGCGCGCAAGACGGAGCTGCTGGCCGAGGTGGCGCGCCTCACCGAGGAGGAGCGCGATCAGCTGTCGGCGGATAGCCGCAGCGCGGAGATGGCGCATCGCGCTGCGGCGGCCGAGGTGGCCTTCGTGCTCGGCATCGCGGATCGGAGCGCCGAGCACCTGATGGAGCGGGCCTACCGGCTGCACGAGCAGTACCCGCGCGTGCACGCGTCGCTCGCGGCCGGTCGCATCGCGCTCGCGCACGCGGTGGGCGTCGTTGATGCGGGCGTCGTCATCGACGCCGGTGGGAACTGCGGCGCGGGCGGAGATAGCGACGCGGGTGAAGCTGGTGACGCGGGCGAAGCTAGTGACGCGGGCGGAGATAGCGGCCCCGGCGAGAGCAGACGCGCCGGCGGAGACGCGGAACTGGATGAAACCCGGGCTGCCTACGAGATCGAGGCGCTGACCGTTGCTGAGGCGGAGACACCGAACCGAGTGCGCCGCCTCGCGAAGGTGATCGCCGAGAAGCACGCCGCTCGCACCCTCGAACAGCGCTTCGAGCGGGCCCACTCCGAACGTCGGGTCTGGGTGACGGAGCTGGGCGACGGCATGGCCGAGCTGCATGCGGTAGCCGATGCCGTATCGGTCTACGCGGTGCACGACCGCCTGAGCCGGCAGGCGCACGAGGTGCGGCGATCCGAGGTGCGAGTGCAGCGGGCCGCGACGGAAGCGGAAGAGCTGGGGGCGCCTCGACCGCGGTCGCTGGATCAGATACGCGCCGACCTCGCAGTGGATCTCCTGCTGAACGGAGCGCCCTCGAACTCCAGTGGCGTCGTCGGCCTCGAGCGGCTCGACGCGCGTGTGCAGGTGACGGTACCCGCCTCGGTGCTGCTCGCCTCGGATTACCGCGAGGGCACCGGCCGCGGAGCCGGCGCCGCCGTGCTGGCGGGCTTCGGCCCCATCGACGCCGCCACCGCTCGAAGAGTGGCCGCGGTCGCGGCCGGATGGGACCGGTCGCTGTTCGACCCGGGGACGGGCGAACTGCTCAAGGTCGATCGGTATCGCCCCTCGGCGGAGATCGTCCGCTTCCTCGAGGCGAGGGATCAGTACTGCCGATTCCCAGGCTGCACGGTGCCTCCGTTCAGGGCCGACCGCGACCACACTCTCGACGCCGCCCTGGGCGGCGACACTTCGACCGGCAATCTCGCTCTGCTGTGTCGACGACATCACACGATGAAGCATCATGCGGGAGTGAAGGTGCAGCAGCTCCGCGGCGGTGATCTGCTCTGGCGGAGTCCATCCGGGCGGGCGCGCCGGGACCGGCCGCCCTCCCGGGTGATGTTCCGGGCCGTGAAGGGAGAGGGCGATCGGGGTGGTCCTGGAGAACGATGCGGTCCTGGAGATCGGGGCGTTCCAGGAGATCGGGGTGCTTCCGGAGATCGAGGCGAGTGGGGGGATCGCGGACTGGCCGGGGATCACGGACGGGCCGGAGCATCCGTGGCCGGGGCAGGGCCCGGGTGA
- the uvrC gene encoding excinuclease ABC subunit UvrC has protein sequence MIQPVDNRAAFRPAQGEIPTSPGVYRFSDKHGRVLYIGKAKNLRARLSNYFQPLHSLMPRTRTMLSLAAKVDWTVVATDTESLVLEHTWITEFKPPFNVQFKDDKTYPYLAVTLREEAPRLIITRNEKIRGARYFGPYPKVWALRETTRLLQRAFPIRTCNDADYKRAMQSGRPCLAGQIGRCHGPCSQLITIEEHRERVGELVSFLAGGDMRHLRTLQRAMRDAAAEQRYEDAARLRDQAQAVEHVMEKNAVVLGSGSRTGVNLDVFGLRADELAAAAHQFIIREGRIRGERSWIVDVELDDSPTTLLEQVIQSAYDGEREPPPEILVPVLPENTPALEEALSAQRPRHGRVRVRVPERGDKAQLMERAVLNAGENLIRHKLKRAADLTARTDALAELQQALGMDEPPLRIECIDVSHLQGTGVVASLVVFEDGLPAKGAYRKYRIEQTRDDTDSIHQVVSRRAAQLNAARESGEQPSGVYRDRPQLLIVDGGEPQVRAAARALEEAGITDVALCGIAKRLEEIWLPADPFPVILPRTSEALFLVQRVRDEAHRFAITFQRQRRSTSIASRLSEIPGLGPKRVQGLLKHFGSVARLRAASHDELASAPGLGPKLAEQILSHLGSIPPAEAKLEASNDAASLSASGGAPDEGNTA, from the coding sequence TTGATCCAGCCCGTCGATAATCGCGCCGCGTTCCGGCCCGCCCAGGGGGAGATCCCCACGAGCCCGGGCGTCTACCGGTTCAGCGACAAGCACGGGCGCGTGCTCTACATCGGCAAGGCGAAGAACCTGCGGGCCCGGCTCTCCAACTACTTCCAGCCGCTGCACTCGCTGATGCCGCGCACGCGCACCATGCTGTCGCTGGCCGCGAAGGTCGACTGGACCGTGGTCGCGACCGACACCGAGTCGCTCGTGCTCGAGCACACCTGGATCACCGAGTTCAAGCCGCCCTTCAACGTGCAGTTCAAGGACGACAAGACCTACCCCTACCTCGCGGTCACGCTGCGCGAGGAGGCTCCGCGGCTCATCATCACGCGCAACGAGAAGATCCGCGGCGCGCGCTACTTCGGCCCCTACCCGAAGGTGTGGGCGCTCCGGGAGACCACCCGGCTGCTGCAGCGCGCGTTCCCGATCCGCACCTGCAACGACGCCGACTACAAGCGCGCCATGCAGAGCGGCCGCCCCTGCCTGGCCGGCCAGATCGGCCGCTGTCACGGCCCGTGCTCTCAGCTCATCACGATCGAGGAGCACCGGGAGCGGGTAGGCGAGCTCGTCTCGTTCCTCGCCGGCGGCGATATGCGGCATCTGCGCACGCTGCAGCGGGCGATGCGCGACGCGGCGGCCGAGCAGCGCTACGAGGACGCGGCGCGGTTGCGGGATCAGGCCCAGGCGGTCGAGCACGTCATGGAGAAGAACGCCGTCGTGCTCGGCAGCGGGTCGCGCACCGGCGTCAATCTCGACGTGTTCGGCCTGCGCGCCGACGAGCTCGCGGCCGCGGCTCATCAGTTCATCATCCGGGAGGGCAGGATCCGCGGCGAACGCAGCTGGATCGTCGACGTCGAGCTCGACGATTCGCCCACGACGCTGCTGGAGCAGGTGATCCAGTCGGCCTACGACGGCGAGCGGGAACCGCCGCCCGAGATCCTCGTGCCCGTGCTGCCCGAGAACACCCCCGCGCTCGAGGAGGCGCTGAGCGCGCAGCGGCCGCGGCACGGCAGGGTGAGGGTGCGCGTGCCCGAGCGCGGCGACAAGGCGCAGCTCATGGAGCGCGCCGTGCTGAACGCGGGGGAGAACCTGATCCGGCACAAGCTCAAGCGCGCCGCGGATCTCACCGCCCGCACCGACGCCCTCGCCGAGCTGCAGCAGGCGCTCGGCATGGACGAGCCCCCGCTGCGGATCGAGTGCATCGACGTCTCCCACCTGCAGGGCACGGGAGTGGTGGCCTCGCTCGTCGTCTTCGAGGACGGCTTGCCCGCCAAGGGGGCCTACCGCAAGTACCGCATCGAGCAGACCCGCGACGACACCGACTCGATCCACCAGGTCGTCTCGCGCCGCGCCGCGCAGCTGAACGCCGCCCGCGAGTCGGGCGAGCAGCCGAGCGGCGTCTACCGCGACCGCCCCCAGCTGCTCATCGTCGACGGCGGCGAGCCGCAGGTGCGCGCCGCGGCCCGGGCTCTCGAGGAGGCGGGGATCACCGACGTCGCCCTGTGCGGGATCGCGAAGCGCCTCGAGGAGATCTGGTTGCCTGCCGATCCGTTCCCGGTGATCCTGCCCCGCACGAGCGAGGCGCTGTTCCTCGTGCAGCGGGTGCGCGACGAGGCCCACCGCTTCGCCATCACCTTCCAGCGGCAGCGCCGCAGCACGTCGATCGCGAGCCGCCTCTCCGAGATCCCGGGGCTCGGCCCGAAGCGGGTGCAGGGCCTGCTCAAGCACTTCGGGTCGGTGGCGCGCCTGCGGGCCGCCTCCCACGACGAGCTCGCGTCCGCCCCCGGCCTCGGCCCGAAGCTCGCCGAGCAGATCCTGAGCCACCTCGGCTCCATCCCACCGGCAGAGGCTAAACTTGAGGCATCGAACGATGCGGCATCGCTGAGCGCATCAGGCGGCGCACCAGACGAGGGGAACACGGCGTGA
- the uvrB gene encoding excinuclease ABC subunit UvrB, with the protein METTRSVRPFEVISEYEPSGDQPQAIEELARRINAGETDIVLLGATGTGKSATTAWLIEQVQRPTLILAHNKTLAAQLATEFRELMPNNSIEYFVSYYDYYQPEAYVPQTDTFIEKDSSVNAEVERLRHSTTNALLSRRDVVVVSTVSCIYGLGKPEEYYEAMVPLVVGDRLDRDVLLRRFVDMQYQRNDIEFVRGNFRVRGDTVEIIPMYEELAIRIEFFGDEIEALYYLHPVTGDVIKQVESVSVFPGSHYVASRNVMNRAMGTISEELEARTKELKQQNKLVEEQRLRMRTTFDLEMMEQIGFCSGIENYSRHIDGRQPGEAPHCLLDYFPDDFLVVIDESHVTVPQIGAMYEGDASRKRTLVDHGFRLPSALDNRPLKFSEFKERVGQTVYLSATPGSYELERADGVVEQIIRPTGLVDPEIVVKPSEGQIDDLLEEVRVRAERDERVLVTTLTKKMAEQLTTFMEEAGIRVRYLHSDVDTLRRVELLTELRAGMYDVLVGINLLREGLDLPEVSLVAILDADKEGFLRSSTSLIQTIGRAARNVSGQVHMYADTITRSMREAIDETNRRREIQMAYNAEHGIDPQPLRKKIGDITEMLAREAADTEDVLSRTGAHAQRKGGSPQRAKGKAAARAGAIGAEGGAKLEELISDLTEQMLAAAEELKFELAARLRDEVSELKRELRSMDAAGHL; encoded by the coding sequence ATGGAAACCACACGCAGCGTTCGACCGTTCGAGGTCATCAGCGAATACGAGCCGAGCGGCGATCAGCCGCAGGCGATCGAGGAGCTCGCGAGGAGAATCAACGCTGGTGAGACCGACATCGTGCTGCTCGGCGCGACCGGCACGGGCAAGTCAGCGACCACCGCGTGGCTCATCGAACAGGTGCAGCGACCGACCCTGATCCTCGCCCACAACAAGACGCTCGCGGCCCAGCTCGCGACGGAGTTCCGCGAGCTGATGCCGAACAACTCGATCGAGTACTTCGTCAGCTACTACGACTACTACCAGCCCGAGGCCTACGTCCCTCAGACCGACACCTTCATCGAGAAGGATTCATCGGTCAACGCCGAGGTCGAGCGCCTGCGCCACTCGACCACCAACGCGCTGCTCTCGAGGCGTGATGTCGTGGTCGTCTCCACCGTCTCGTGCATCTACGGCCTCGGCAAACCCGAGGAGTACTACGAGGCGATGGTGCCGCTCGTGGTGGGGGACCGGCTGGATCGCGATGTGCTGCTGCGCCGCTTCGTCGACATGCAGTACCAGCGCAACGACATCGAGTTCGTGCGCGGTAACTTCCGCGTGCGCGGCGACACCGTCGAGATCATCCCGATGTACGAGGAGCTCGCGATCCGCATCGAGTTCTTCGGCGACGAGATCGAGGCTCTCTACTATCTGCACCCGGTGACCGGCGACGTGATCAAGCAGGTGGAGTCGGTGTCGGTGTTCCCCGGGTCGCACTACGTCGCGAGCCGCAACGTCATGAACCGCGCGATGGGCACGATCTCCGAAGAACTCGAGGCGCGCACGAAAGAGCTCAAGCAGCAGAACAAGCTCGTCGAGGAGCAGCGGCTCCGCATGCGCACCACCTTCGACCTCGAGATGATGGAGCAGATCGGGTTCTGCTCGGGCATCGAGAACTACTCGCGTCACATCGACGGCAGGCAGCCGGGGGAGGCCCCCCACTGCTTGCTCGACTACTTCCCCGACGACTTCCTGGTGGTGATCGACGAATCCCACGTCACCGTGCCGCAGATCGGGGCCATGTACGAGGGCGACGCCTCTCGCAAGCGCACGCTGGTCGACCACGGCTTCCGTCTCCCCAGCGCGCTCGACAACCGGCCGCTCAAGTTCAGCGAGTTCAAGGAGCGGGTGGGGCAGACGGTCTACCTCTCGGCCACGCCCGGCAGCTACGAGCTCGAGCGGGCCGACGGCGTCGTCGAGCAGATCATCCGCCCGACGGGGCTCGTGGACCCCGAGATCGTCGTGAAGCCCTCCGAGGGCCAGATCGACGACCTCCTCGAGGAGGTTCGCGTACGTGCCGAGCGCGACGAGCGCGTGCTGGTCACCACGCTCACCAAGAAGATGGCAGAGCAGCTCACCACCTTCATGGAGGAGGCCGGCATCCGGGTTCGCTACCTGCACTCCGACGTCGATACGCTGCGCCGCGTCGAGCTGCTCACCGAGCTGCGCGCCGGCATGTACGACGTGCTCGTGGGTATCAACCTCTTGCGCGAGGGGCTCGACCTCCCTGAGGTGTCGCTCGTGGCGATCCTCGATGCCGATAAGGAGGGCTTCCTGCGCTCCTCGACGTCGCTGATCCAGACGATCGGTCGCGCCGCCCGAAACGTCTCCGGCCAGGTGCACATGTACGCGGACACCATCACCCGGTCGATGCGCGAGGCGATCGACGAGACGAATCGACGTCGCGAGATCCAGATGGCCTACAACGCCGAGCACGGCATCGACCCGCAGCCGCTGCGCAAGAAGATCGGCGATATCACCGAGATGCTCGCGCGCGAGGCGGCAGACACCGAGGACGTGCTCTCGCGTACCGGGGCTCATGCGCAGCGCAAGGGCGGGTCGCCGCAGCGAGCCAAGGGCAAGGCCGCGGCCCGTGCCGGCGCGATCGGCGCGGAGGGCGGGGCAAAGCTCGAAGAGCTCATCTCGGATCTCACCGAGCAGATGCTCGCGGCAGCCGAGGAACTGAAGTTCGAGCTCGCGGCGCGGCTGCGCGACGAGGTCTCCGAGCTCAAGCGGGAGCTGCGCAGCATGGACGCGGCAGGGCACCTGTAA
- a CDS encoding helix-turn-helix domain-containing protein gives MYREIAIAGLGTLWVSEAGGAAARIPADGCADIILRDDELVVAGPSTRWVEARGSARLPTVGLRFAPGFAGAALAIDPTEARDRVLPASELLAKEVRERGERALRSLLVPGALREAAAMIPRELGMDLDPAQPARVDLRWIPEVSAAARREEPFARLSARLGYSERQLRRRMLHTFGYGYAALRRVLRSERARDLIGRGASLAEAAELAGYADQSHLTREFARVIGVTPSQLAAAKDSRRREQVGGANKGRGEQRQGVKKGGSKER, from the coding sequence GTGTACCGCGAGATCGCGATCGCCGGCCTGGGCACCCTGTGGGTCTCCGAGGCCGGCGGGGCAGCGGCGCGGATACCCGCGGACGGCTGCGCAGACATCATCCTGCGCGACGACGAACTGGTCGTCGCCGGTCCGTCCACTCGCTGGGTCGAGGCCCGCGGGAGCGCTCGGCTCCCGACCGTCGGGCTGAGATTCGCTCCGGGGTTCGCCGGCGCGGCCCTCGCGATCGACCCGACCGAGGCTCGGGATCGTGTGCTTCCCGCAAGCGAGCTGCTGGCGAAGGAGGTCCGAGAGCGCGGCGAGCGCGCCCTGCGATCCCTACTCGTGCCGGGCGCGCTTCGCGAGGCCGCTGCGATGATTCCGCGGGAGCTCGGGATGGACCTGGACCCGGCGCAGCCCGCGCGGGTCGACCTGCGGTGGATACCGGAGGTGAGTGCAGCGGCCCGGCGCGAAGAGCCCTTCGCACGGCTTTCCGCTCGGCTCGGATACTCCGAACGGCAGCTGCGCAGGCGGATGTTGCACACCTTCGGCTACGGGTACGCCGCGCTCCGACGGGTGCTGCGCTCGGAACGTGCTCGCGATCTGATCGGTCGCGGGGCGAGCCTCGCCGAGGCCGCGGAGCTCGCGGGGTACGCCGACCAGTCCCACCTGACCAGGGAGTTCGCGCGGGTGATCGGCGTCACCCCCTCGCAGCTGGCTGCGGCGAAGGACTCGCGGAGGCGCGAACAGGTAGGGGGGGCGAACAAAGGTAGGGGCGAACAAAGGCAAGGAGTAAAGAAAGGTGGGAGCAAAGAGAGGTAG